One window from the genome of Plasmodium relictum strain SGS1 genome assembly, chromosome: 12 encodes:
- the ABCB6 gene encoding ABC transporter B family member 6, putative: MQSYKYLKYKTTLPHNFFCQYVSTLIKNIISCEDTQRNSKLTDQIYFTLVNHFSKKKKSEYISIFLKNIFSSFIYNKFKKKKFYNFIRNSNLKHLICDNENDKLFELFHNTAKKTYTNNTFVGFIYLNNIINGKLFNSYFFLINSIITKKIRELDTFKYPLHFIKENSNLNHYIEKRIIEKCKHFHIIRKEFLFYTEKENTLKKNEGDKNSQNEKGDNKNNKKKKDKEDEVKNNEKDNVNKNDKKVTVKNNESKEEIKNDKNKENIYYNENEKGFKSSADTFKNNINDEYEKMKVKELDKILFNLEKLYENKNSKININIKILVYIFKNFIHKNKELKIKIFFSFIFLICSKISIICTPIFLSSFIENVNLQKNLNESFNMSNANANNSSFMLLSAYVLSRVISSSLNELRNSIFNSISQRISTYVSKLFFYKIHNLNLSYILSKKNGELSFIFNRGCKSITNLLNVIVFQIIPIIIEFVLYLYILTYKIHYSVSIVTCLNMLLYIIFTTVVTKKRTIIRKYMNKAEQNTFNIFLDSIQNVEQVKYYTNEIHELKKFLKEQKKYEKKAINVQKSLSFLNFGQQIILNFNLFLCLYLTYMNISNDVFPFSYLVLVNTLLFQLAIPLNMFGTIYRETKLSLVDIECMIKILAKKIKSVNYGNKMDMQNGQIKFENVYFKYPLLENTNESEEKNDKAKNNIIKTMFNNTKIFFKNFKEKYILKNKSETNMLNNDIVKNMSGEIKNNLDHEIKKNMETSLKENNYLFENFTCRIEDGEKVAIIGKSGSGKSSLIKLLLKFYELNSGNIYIGNKNIDDTNLYTLRKNICVVPQDTILFNNTISYNIKYGNFHCSNKEMIEASIKSELHDKILKMDRKYDTIVGERGTKLSIGEKQRICIARCFLKNSKIIVLDEHASNLDNENKKSIEKALNKLCMGKTTIIITHIMENLKNMDKIIFFCGKNIYVGNHKELIHNNSSYREYYNSKNNKIL; this comes from the coding sequence atgcaaagttataaatatttaaaatataaaacaacATTAccacataattttttttgtcaaTATGTATCaactttaattaaaaacataataaGTTGTGAAGATACACAAAGAAACAGTAAATTAACCGatcaaatttattttacattaGTAAATCACTTtagtaagaaaaaaaaaagtgaatatatttctatatttttaaaaaacatattttcttcttttatatacaataaatttaaaaaaaaaaaattctacaATTTCATAAGGAACAGTAACCTTAAACATTTAATTTgtgataatgaaaatgataaactATTTGAATTATTCCATAACACTGCAAAAAAAACTTATACCAACAACACTTTCGTAGGTTTTATTTatctaaataatattataaatgggAAATTATTCAATAGTTATTTCTTCCTAATAAATAGTAtaataactaaaaaaataagagaaCTTGATACTTTCAAATATCCTTTacattttattaaagaaaattctaATCTAAACCATtatattgaaaaaagaataattgaGAAATGCAAACATTTCCATATTATTCGAAAAGAATTCCTATTTTATACTGAAAAGgaaaatacattaaaaaaaaatgaaggaGATAAAAACAGTCAAAATGAAAAAGGTGATAATAagaacaataaaaaaaaaaaagataaagaagatgaagtaaaaaataacGAAAAAGataatgttaataaaaatgataaaaaagttacagtaaaaaataatgaaagtaaggaggaaattaaaaatgataaaaataaagaaaacatttattataatgaaaatgaaaaggGATTCAAATCAAGTGCAGATACCTttaagaataatataaatgatgaatatgaaaaaatgaaagttaaagaattagataaaattctttttaatctagaaaaattatacgagaataaaaatagcaaaataaatataaatattaaaatattagtctatatatttaaaaattttatacataaaaataaagaattaaaaataaaaatatttttttcgtttattttcttaatatGTTCTAAAATATCAATAATATGTActccaatttttttatcatccTTTATTGAGAATgtaaatttacaaaaaaactTGAACGAATCATTTAATATGTCCAATGCAAATGCAAATAATTCAAGTTTCATGCTCTTATCAGCTTATGTGCTTTCACGGGTTATATCATCCAGCTTAAATGAATTAAGAAATAGTATTTTTAATAGTATTAGTCAGAGAATTTCAACTTACGTGAgtaaattgtttttttataaaattcataACTTAAATTTAAGCTacattttatcaaaaaaaaatggggAGCTATCCTTTATATTTAACAGAGGATGCAAAAGTATtacaaatttattaaatgttatagtttttcaaataattccaataataatagaatttgtcctttatttatatatattaacttATAAAATACACTATAGTGTTTCCATTGTTACATGCTTAAATATGTTAttatacattatttttacaaCTGTAGTAACTAAAAAAAGAACtattattagaaaatatatgaataaagCAGAACAAAATActttcaatatatttttagacTCCATACAAAATGTCGAACAGgttaaatattatacaaaTGAAATACATgaactaaaaaaatttttaaaagaacaGAAAaagtatgaaaaaaaagCCATAAATGTCCAAAAatctttatcttttttaaattttggccaacaaattattttaaattttaatttatttctcTGCTTATATTTAacttatatgaatatatcaAACGATGTTTTCCCTTTTAGTTACTTGGTGTTAGTGAACACTTTGTTATTTCAATTGGCTATACCTCTAAACATGTTTGGTACGATTTATAGAGAAACAAAATTGAGTTTAGTTGACATAGAATGTATGATTAAAATTTTAGCAAAGAAAATTAAGTCGGTAAATTATGGTAATAAAATGGATATGCAAAATGGTCAAATTAAATTTGAAAATGTTTACTTTAAATATCCGTTATTAGAAAATACTAATGAAtctgaagaaaaaaatgataaggcaaaaaataacataattAAAACAATGTTTAATAATacgaaaattttttttaaaaattttaaagaaaagtatatattaaaaaataagagtGAGACAAATATGCTTAATAATGatatagtaaaaaatatgagtggcgaaataaaaaataatttggaccacgaaataaaaaaaaatatggaaactagtttaaaagaaaataattatttatttgaaaatttcACTTGTCGCATTGAAGATGGTGAAAAGGTAGCTATAATAGGCAAAAGTGGTTCAGGTAAAAGTAGCTTAatcaaattattattaaaattctatgaattaaatagtggaaatatatatattggtAATAAAAACATAGATGATACAAATTTATACACATTAAGAAAAAACATATGTGTAGTTCCACAAGATaccattttatttaataacactatttcttataatattaaGTATGGTAATTTTCACTGTTCCAATAAAGAAATGATTGAAGCATCAATTAAATCGGAATTGCatgataaaattttaaaaatggatAGGAAATATGACACAATTGTTGGTGAAAGAGGTACCAAATTATCAATTGGAGAAAAACAAAGAATATGTATAGCTAgatgttttttaaaaaattcaaaaattattgttttaGATGAGCATGCAAGTAATTTGGATaacgaaaataaaaaatccaTAGAAAAGgctttaaataaattatgtaTGGGAAAAacaactattattattacacaTATAATGGAAAATCTTAAAAATATGgacaaaattatatttttttgtggtaaaaatatatatgtaggTAATCATAAAGAACTAATTCATAACAATTCATCATATAGGGAATattataattcaaaaaacaataaaattttatga
- the IMC1f gene encoding inner membrane complex protein 1f, putative yields the protein MLKSTTKTDSTKRDQNRKLLQKKLSKDSVTSTKFCDSSEEREAGSNTSSNVSVKILEKLNNTRNLTANNTDSFICDLKKSSNVNYKKFSKNNSQRLNNTNVLDKVDSTNSFIVIPGKTKESDKHSDESNISNKLNSNKIEGDIHNQENIINIEESSINNDILNIEKNNNKKLSKELNISNDYTKSIPYTTTFKDNLTKDENNIYYNLDNNPYFYSYNNPKYFTNNFNSHKSDYLSSYPNNNLNSYIGNSSHIDKILNSYANNSLNSYSNNNLNYYTSNNLNSHSNKNIIINPKLNSTLPYLNNFEYNSKRLNTINTSLDENCNLNIADEMDFINMYSSPTSIGSNNSNIHDSTHYMDDNTYINDNNYTNNTHHNISSETVNYNNNIERNIYNNNVSSNSYFTNTGKSINGKIEETSNCIDHKYSNFVDQSLVNNDIFKLNAIRENEAVINDVSISEKISSHTDYSRAKHSSHTIDKRIVHEGFDTIKVPKYREVEVIEKIVEVPVVHKVNKYINKYEIKEVEKVVKKPINKYVETKIEVPELHFQDKIVEVPELHEVVKIVEKPEIRERIIYKNKIETKIIPKYIEVPVVKIVNKYEEYDDIGEVIKTVPVKKIVEIPNEVIKQVKIPIKKIIEKPNYVPIIKYRDVPIEKIRYVPKIQTVELVKTIPKIIDIPVPVKVPKIKIIDKPYYINKYIDKPVVVPVSKKIKPIYKYEGKKIIEVPIHKPYIVTHDTVISRNIENSMNTGRCSIYTKKLDLDSLSPMKRDELFNIVNKNNFNLQRSISVDNIFNNHSFRNNDLIDNINVNGNKENNKNLFNMFSKVDYNEDQQFLNKNNLNCLRFSRSLNNNIDINRTGFNSIKNNSYLNNTVKYNNIFYSNEMNDPSNVEKLICNNIGLPRDYNSINPLVNNIQESGQVSPIDPKYNLNFQKNVNRYSSPFSKNNRNSNAHMNDINNLDSSYYFANSNGISNMNKFQNQINSNANIFDDQSLNGYKSKFFSNNPYKDCGNSNNLTNFRNTNNISFMRSRSPSVCSADGISAYVVEYVGDQNKGFNDTSFSKGLNNNFADEIGSNYSFSGTLTNKMNEQFMNK from the exons ATGCTGAAAAGTACAACAAAAACTGATAGCACAAAGCGAGATcaa AATAGGaaattattacaaaaaaaattatcgaAAGATTCTGTTACATCTACGAAATTTtgt GATTCTTCTGAAGAAAGAGAAGCTGGATCAAATACTAGCAGCAACGTTAGTGTAAAAATAttggaaaaattaaataatacaaGAAATTTGACTGCTAATAATACGGATTCATTTATTTGTGACCTAAAAAAATCTTCTAACGtcaattacaaaaaattcagtaaaaataattcacaAAGGTTAAATAATACTAACGTATTAGATAAAGTTGATAGTACAAATTCATTCATTGTAATTCCAGGAAAAACTAAAGAAAGCGACAAGCATTCAGATGAAAGTAATATTTCTAATAAGTTAAACAGTAACAAAATTGAAGGAGACATTCATAATCAGgagaatattataaatatagaagAATCAAGTATCAATAacgatattttaaatattgaaaaaaataataacaaaaaattaagcaAAGAGCTAAATATATCGAATGATTATACAAAAAGTATACCCTATACAACTACATTTAAAGACAATTTAACAAAAGacgaaaataatatatattataatctTGACAATAatccatatttttattcatataacAATCCTAAATATTTTACCAACAATTTTAATTCTCATAAATCTGATTACTTAAGTTCTTATCCTAACAATAACCTTAATTCATATATTGGAAATAGCTCCCATAttgataaaattttgaattcTTATGCCAATAATAGTCTTAATTcttattcaaataataatttgaattattacACTAGTAACAACTTAAATTCacattcaaataaaaatatcatcATTAATCCAAAATTAAACAGTACTTTgccatatttaaataatttcgaGTATAATAGTAAAAGACTAAATACAATTAATACATCTTTGGATGAAAATTGTAATCTTAATATAGCAGATGAAATggattttataaatatgtatagTAGTCCTACTTCTATAGGTAGTAACAATTCAAATATACATGATTCTACCCATTACATGGATGATAacacatatataaatgataataattatacTAATAATACTCACCATAATATATCATCAGAAACtgttaattataataataatatcgAGAGaaacatttataataataatgtaagTTCGAATTCATATTTTACTAATACGGGAAAAAGTATTAATGGCAAAATAGAGGAAACTTCGAATTGCATTGATCATAAATATAGTAATTTTGTAGATCAATCTTTAgtaaataatgatatttttaaattaaatgcaATTAGGGAAAATGAGGCAGTTATAAATGATGTTTCAATTTCTGAAAAAATTAGCTCTCATACCGATTATTCAAGAGCAAAACACAGTTCTCACACTATAGATAAACGAATAGTTCATGAAGGATTTGATACAATTAAAGTTCCAAAATATCGAGAAGTGGAAGTTATCGAAAAAATTGTAGAAGTTCCAGTGGTTCACAaagttaataaatatataaataaatacgAAATTAAAGAAGTTGAAAAAGTTGTAAAGAAGCcgataaataaatatgtagAAACAAAAATAGAAGTTCCTGAATTGCATTTTCAAGATAAAATAGTTGAAGTTCCAGAATTGCACGAGGTTGTAAAAATAGTTGAAAAACCAGAAATAAGAGAAAGAATAATATACAAGAATAAAATTGAGACAAAAATAATACCAAAGTATATTGAAGTTCCCGTAGTAAAAATAGTTAACAAGTATGAGGAATATGATGATATAGGAGAAGTTATAAAAACTGTACCAGTAAAAAAGATTGTAGAGATACCAAATGAAGTAATAAAACAAGTTAAAAttccaataaaaaaaataatagaaaaaccTAATTATGTACCTATAATTAAATATCGTGACGTCCCTATAGAGAAAATAAGATATGTTCCTAAAATACAAACAGTTGAATTAGTAAAAACTATACCTAAAATAATAGATATACCAGTTCCAGTAAAAGTAccgaaaataaaaattatagataAGCCatattacataaataaatatattgataAACCTGTTGTTGTACCTGTTTCAAAGAAAATTAAGccaatatataaatatgaaggtaaaaaaataatagaagtACCTATCCACAAACCATATATTGTAACTCATGATACCGTTATTTCAAGGAATATTGAAAATAGCATGAATACTGGTAGATGTtcaatatatacaaaaaagtTAGATCTTGATTCTCTTAGTCCTATGAAAAGAGATGAATTGTTTAAcattgtaaataaaaataactttaattTGCAAAGATCGATAAGTGTGGataatattttcaataatCATAGTTTTAGAAATAATGACTTaattgataatataaatgtaaatGGGAATAaagagaataataaaaatttatttaacatGTTTTCGAAAGTGGATTATAATGAAGATCaacaatttttaaataaaaacaatttaaaCTGTTTAAGATTTTCGAGAAGCTTAAATAACAATATCGATATAAATAGAACCGGTTTTAActctataaaaaataacagttatttaaataatacagtaaaatataataatatattttattcaaatGAAATGAATGATCCCAGTAATGTGGAAAAATTGATTTGTAATAACATTGGTTTACCTAGAGATTATAATTCAATTAATCCATTAGTTAATAATATCCAGGAGTCAGGGCAAGTTTCTCCCATAGATCCCAAATATAATTtgaattttcaaaaaaatgtaaatagaTATAGCTCACCATTTTCAAAAAACAATCGAAATAGTAATGCACATATGAATGACATAAACAATTTAGATTCCTCGTATTATTTTGCAAATAGTAATGGTATTTcaaatatgaataaatttCAAAACCAAATTAATAGTAATGCGAATATATTTGATGACCAAAGTTTAAATGGATACAAATCGAagtttttttcaaataatccTTATAAAGATTGTGGAAATTCTAACAATTTAACTAATTTTCGTAATACTAATAATATCAGTTTCATGAGGTCAAGAAGTCCTAGCGTGTGTTCTGCTGATGGAATCAGTGCTTATGTTGTTGAATATGTTGGTGACCAAAATAAAGGATTCAATGATACCTCTTTCTCTAAAggattaaataataattttgctGATGAAATTGGCAGCAATTATTCTTTTAGCGGAACATTAACTAATAAGATGAACGAACAAtttatgaataaataa
- a CDS encoding 60S ribosomal protein L17, putative, translating to MVKYAKKLRDHGKYLRVHFKNTYEAARAIRRMKLLEAKKYLNDVIEKKRCVPFRKYNGGVGRTNQAKEFNHTQGRWPVKSCKFLLNVLDNVQANAEARNLEIGKLRLIHVMVNKARPGRRRTYKAHGRINPYMSSPCHIQVIAREIAKPAKKSLLSNSEKQKKLPFKVTLKKLLKLNLSNQRKNKNIKKTEAK from the exons ATGGTTAAATATGCCAAAAAATTAAGAGACCACGGAAAAT ATTTGAGAgttcattttaaaaatacatatgaaGCAGCAAGAGCTATAAGAAGGATGAAGTTATTAGaagcaaaaaaatatttaaatgatgTTATTGAGAAAAAAAGATGTGTTCCCTTCCGCAAATATAATGGAGGAGTCGGTAGAACAAATCAAGCAAAAGAATTCAACCACACTCAAGGTAGATGGCCAGTTAAGTCTtgtaaatttcttttaaatgtTCTGGATAACGTACAAGCAAATGCTGAG GCAAGAAACTTGGAAATAGGAAAATTAAGACTAATTCATGTAATGGTTAATAAAGCTCGTCCAGGAAGAAGAAGAACTTATAAAGCTCACGGAAGAATTAATCCATATATGTCATCACCATGTCATATTCAAGTAATAGCAAGAGAAATTGCAAAGCCTGCTAAAAAATCACTTTTATCAAATTCAGAAAAGCAGAAAAAATTACCTTTTAAGGTTACattaaagaaattattaaaattaaatttatcaaatcaaagaaaaaataaaaatatcaaaaaaacaGAAGCAAAATAA
- a CDS encoding glycerol kinase, putative — translation MNIILSIDQSTQSTKLVFFDEELNVLHMNNLPHEQKCFKPGWYEHDPIEIMDNLYKLMNEGVNVLKEKYKNIVIKCIGITNQRETVIIWDKLTGKPLYNAIVWLDTRVEDMVSEFSEKFNNDEFQKKTGTYFNTYFSAFKILWLIQNDENIKRKVADGTAMIGNINTWLIYNLTKGKCYTDVTNASRTLLMDINTLQWDKNLCRLFGITNMNSLPEIKSNCSNFGLIKNELVPDYKGVPISGCIGDQQSACIGQAIFDEGEAKCTYGTGVFLLINTGNKIVYSSCGLITTVCYKFNDDDEPNYALEGSIGTAGSGVSWLIKNNLISDPSETNDIMEKCEDTSGVIFVPAFSGLYAPRWRPDARASICGMTFNTDRNQIVRSLLEGIVFQLNEIVYSLISDMGIEMLHVLRCDGGMTKNKAFMQFNSDIINTKIEVSKYKEVTALGAAVLAGLGVKIWKDLNSVKRLLRTSDSVFYCKMEDKKRKKKIMEWNKAVEKTLLHM, via the coding sequence atgaatataatattaagtATTGATCAGAGCACTCAATCCACCAAACTAGTTTTCTTCGATGAAGAATTAAATGTACTTCATATGAATAACTTACCTCATGAACAAAAATGTTTTAAGCCTGGGTGGTATGAACATGACCCAATAGAAATAATggataatttatataaattaatgaatGAGGGTGTAAAtgtattaaaagaaaaatataaaaatatagttatAAAATGTATAGGAATTACTAACCAAAGAGAAACTGTTATAATATGGGATAAACTTACAGGAAAACCATTATATAATGCAATTGTATGGTTAGATACCCGTGTAGAGGATATGGTTTCGGAATTCTCTGAAAAATTCAATAATGATGAATTTCAGAAAAAAACTGGAACTTATTTCAATACTTATTTTAGCgctttcaaaattttatggtTAATTCAAAATGATGAAAACATAAAACGAAAGGTAGCAGATGGCACAGCTATGATTGGAAATATAAATACTTGGCTTATTTACAATTTGACCAAAGGTAAATGCTACACAGATGTCACAAATGCATCTAGGACATTATTGATGGATATAAATACTTTGCAATGggataaaaatttatgtagATTATTTGGTATTACAAATATGAACTCTCTACCCGAAATAAAAAGCAACTGTTCAAATTTTGgactaataaaaaatgaattagtTCCTGATTATAAAGGAGTTCCTATTTCAGGATGCATTGGTGATCAACAGAGCGCATGCATAGGACAAGCTATATTTGATGAAGGGGAAGCAAAATGTACTTACGGAACTGGTGTTTTCCTTTTAATTAACACAGGAAATAAAATTGTATACTCATCATGTGGATTAATTACTACcgtttgttataaatttaatgatGATGATGAACCAAATTATGCTCTTGAAGGTTCAATTGGTACTGCTGGATCTGGAGTTTCATGGCTtatcaaaaataatttgattAGTGATCCGAGTGAAACAAATGATATTATGGAAAAATGTGAAGACACAAGTGGCGTTATATTCGTTCCTGCCTTTAGTGGTTTATATGCTCCAAGGTGGAGACCAGATGCACGAGCATCTATCTGTGGTATGACTTTTAATACAGATAGAAATCAAATTGTTAGATCCTTATTAGAAGGTATTGTTTTtcaattaaatgaaattgtATATTCACTAATATCGGATATGGGCATAGAAATGCTTCATGTTTTAAGATGTGATGGAGGAATGACTAAAAATAAAGCTTTTATGCAATTTAATTCTGATATAATAAATACTAAAATTGAAGTATCAAAATACAAAGAAGTAACAGCTTTAGGAGCAGCTGTGTTAGCAGGTTTAGGTGTAAAAATATGGAAAGATTTGAATTCTGTTAAAAGGTTATTAAGAACGAGCGATTCTgttttttattgtaaaatggaagataaaaaaagaaaaaagaaaattatggAATGGAATAAGGCTGTTGAAAAAACCTTATTGCATATgtga